A genomic region of Anopheles coustani chromosome 3, idAnoCousDA_361_x.2, whole genome shotgun sequence contains the following coding sequences:
- the LOC131259294 gene encoding uncharacterized protein LOC131259294: MPRSYSRSPSRSGKSDRKDKYTTHRRSRSKSRDYDKYHRKDKNDKKRRRERSKSRSVASSSSYARKASYRSRSRDRKYKETSRRTSRDRYRRRKSTDRDRYRRSSSSTSSSSSSSSSTSRSSASRSSSQSSKKSSPTVPTTKQSLAKEYVFKSLEDACDEPSEKTSKLQKLNADEFIPQTFVSSRKVPPESVSTNIVIDLESQTIKVPTVEKSVPEEDPIFHPSFFSGDDNERMARWVKKLHGLRQSLA, translated from the exons atgcCGCGTTCATATTCACGGTCCCCTTCCCGATCGGGAAAATCCGACCGAAAAGATAAGTATACAACGCATCGCCGATCTCGATCCAAGTCAAGGGACTATGATAAATACCACCGGAAAgataaaaacgacaaaaaacgACGAAGAGAACGTTCAAAGTCACGATCAGTTGCATCGTCATCGTCCTACGCCAGGAAAGCTTCCTATCGCAGCAGATCCAGGGATCGTAAATATAAGGAAACCAGCCGTAGAACATCTCGGGATCGATACCGAAGACGTAAATCGACCGATCGAGATCGATATCGACGTTCatccagcagcaccagctcgtcctcgtcgagCAGCAGTAGCACAAGTCGCTCTAGTGCCAGCAGAAGTAGTTCGCAATCGTCCAAGAAGTCGTCTCCAACCGTacccacaacaaaacaatcacTGGCAAAGGAGTATGTTTTCAAATCATTGGAAGATGCTTGCGACGAGCCATCGGAGAAAACTAGTAAATTACAGAAACTGAATGCGGACGAGTTTATCCCTCAAACGTTTGTCTCCAGCAGAAAGGTTCCGCCGGAATCGGTTTCAACCAACATTGTCATAGATTTGGAATCCCAGACTATAAAAGTACCGACAGTCGAAAAATCAGTCCCAGAAGAGGATCCCATTTTTCATCCGTCG TTCTTTTCAGGAGATGATAATGAAAGGATGGCACGATGGGTTAAAAAGCTACACGGTCTTCGTCAATCTTTAGCCTGA
- the LOC131259291 gene encoding histone deacetylase 3, with protein sequence MGTRKVSYFFNPDVGNFHYGPGHPMKPHRLSVIHHLVMNYGLHKKMQIYRPYKASAQDMCRFHSDEYIEFLQRVTPQNIQGYTKCLSVFNVGDDCPVFDGLFEFCAMYTGASLEGAQKLNHNHSDICINWSGGLHHAKKFEASGFCYVNDIVIGILELLKYHPRVLYIDIDVHHGDGVQEAFYLTDRVMTVSFHKYGNYFFPGTGDMYEIGAESGRYYSVNVPLKEGIDDQSYVQVFKPVISAVMEFYHPTAIVLQCGADSLAGDRLGCFSLSTKGHGECVKFVKDLNVPTLVVGGGGYTLRNVARCWTYETSLLIDETISNELPMNDYLEFFAPDFTLHPDIPSRQDNANSKQYLEAITRHVYDNLKMCQHAPSVQMFDIPEDALPEELKVKTEEPNPDVRMSQDDEDRLVEPKNEFFDGDNDNDKSENEP encoded by the exons ATGGGGACTAGAAAAGTGTCGTACTTCTTCAACCCGGACGTGGGCAACTTCCACTATGGACCCGGCCATCCGATGAAACCGCACCGGCTGTCGGTAATCCATCATCTGGTGATGAATTATGGATTGcacaaaaaaatgcaaatctaTAGACCGTACAA GGCAAGTGCACAAGACATGTGCCGGTTCCACAGCGACGAGTACATCGAGTTCCTGCAGCGCGTTACACCCCAAAACATTCAAGGCTACACCAAGTGTCTTTCGGTGTTCAACGTTGGCGACGATTGTCCGGTTTTCGACGGCTTGTTCGAGTTCTGCGCCATGTACACTGGGGCATCGCTGGAAGGGGCCCAAAAGCTGAATCACAATCATAGCGACATCTGCATCAACTGGTCCGGAGGTTTGCATCATGCGAAAAAGTTTGAAGCGTCCGGGTTTTGCTACGTGAACGACATCGTGATCGGCATTTTGGAGCTGCTAAAGTACCACCCGCGGGTTCTGTACATCGATATCGATGTCCACCACGGTGATGGCGTGCAGGAAGCGTTCTATTTGACCGACCGCGTGATGACGGTTTCGTTTCACAAGTACGGCAACTACTTTTTCCCCGGCACGGGCGATATGTACGAGATCGGGGCCGAATCGGGCCGCTACTACTCGGTCAACGTGCCCTTGAAGGAGGGTATCGACGATCAGAGCTACGTGCAGGTGTTTAAACCGGTCATTTCGGCCGTGATGGAGTTCTACCACCCAACGGCAATCGTCTTGCAGTGCGGGGCGGACTCGTTGGCCGGTGATCGGCTGGGGTGCTTCTCACTGAGCACTAAAGGCCACGGTGAGTGCGTCAAGTTCGTCAAGGATCTTAACGTACCCACGTTGGTGGTCGGGGGTGGTGGCTATACGCTGCGCAATGTGGCCCGCTGCTGGACGTACGAAACCTCTCTTCTGATCGACGAGACGATCTCGAACGAGCTGCCGATGAACGATTATTTGGAATTTTTCGCTCCCGATTTTACGCTGCACCCGGACATACCTAGCAGACAGGATAACGCGAACAGCAAGCAGTATCTGGAGGCGATCACGCGGCACGTGTACGACAATCTGAAGATGTGTCAGCATGCGCCCAGCGTGCAAATGTTCGACATACCGGAGGATGCGTTGCCGGAGGAGCTAAAGGTCAAGACAGAGGAACCGAATCCGGATGTGCGCATGAGCCAGGATGACGAGGACAGGCTGGTAGAACCGAAGAACGAGTTCTTTGACGGTGATAACGACAATGATAAAAGTGAGAATGAGCCCTAG
- the LOC131259290 gene encoding uncharacterized protein LOC131259290: protein MAPWPNDVVEMTLQLDYWQDELSPAQKAAYEKAEKEHNEIRNKLKEIVKETGGKNIFAGEVFTAYQVLGPVPGIEKISQPVASLTRKKLPTQPPPLVLASTSRVMSASPAVEASTSGRRRGRRTDDDVEPVLDLVVSDDDDEDYIPLSKRKQRDKDKPPASPVVTRKPATPEAKTKLPAAAIGTTAVRPTEASAIGGLQVGVAEKDKKRVVAEPSAVVDLTDDDGSKPVADSREISFSKIQAKTFPSLVVIARPSLRVTDKVPNDRSQLDLKVKHVLVFQATKFTEWLIQQGLIKSDQFCKIHTDQSLKLGMYSDLNKFPYSGGYFWISDCCPQRFTSVFSGSLFEGSPHPPSVILKLIYHWACQTNVSNVVNWVKVDNVYLKNLYTLLRSVCTLALCRHLKPLGGPGKSVEIGVISLGTTTQDGQQRQVKVEVLGVLDQSTKLLRLRAVEPLTDGDKSYKKRFAKILEPLNEWVHKDSIILTDLTVDKGTLNTMGYKTVQQVPPAEANGKNSNANIMDYLRRIVPRMFQNTLSLLSRQIIQQFLNELVWREMYGTSPLATFDNIVKHLSEQAKIETIDNLITRLNKVSADPFKQWDIVPDIPRTPAKRGRKPKDYSATQSTPSATPEVSAPTVSPVSALPTDAPKKSFLKKAQREAQNSTSSPSTPPPTVQGTTQKKTPGRKQQKEQTVTLENYYYGSTGGQQLKESARACTEFEVWCPECPELTFHSNVELLDHLLGHVRAPPADSNGRSVIQCRCCLAYLMDKADLKKHQEIYHPKETKNPFVKTCVCLICEQSLSTVPVLVGHLQKNHYRQEMPYRCAGCDFRSSTQSTTVDHFYKQHKKSALLQCPFCLKMACAFRSETLGDSVSEPLVNNVRMFLLHMRQHTIYGRSKKCNKCVLTFTSKGAARFHSIFSHGPATDAADKIKPIASVGTEIAKPQARVVAPKESSIYRIVKPLSKLVLNMGSGNICLECDNDFDEFNHMLGVARCLKCPYQTACLPSVVNHAVNCNPRVSSHPVAKLGQEMHCNCGFSSFDGYALARHLSVCGKGEGVYPSVEAAQANVVKRSMLDMLGLIRRDEDEQLADAEEADGKNSQVVPTASSSPSQEPPEPSLEIQALDEDEPMSQDTSLNEAHDETMEDNDQEMSERDEAGVAGDAYDPSQSLYNIAGGGGEPQFNTQLSLDDLGPPSVLPAQDSDRTPQLKDDYQSLATPRVPDQPDY from the exons atggCGCCTTGGCCAAACGATGTTGTTGAGATGACCCTGCAACTTGATTACTGGCAGGACGAATTGAGTCCGGCACAAAAAGCCGCCTATGAAAAAGCTGAAAAAGAGCATaatgaaatacgaaacaagcTTAAAGAGATCGTCAAAGAAACTGGAGGTAAAAACATCTTCGCCGGTGAAGTTTTCACCGCCTATCAGGTGTTGGGCCCGGTTCCTGGCATAGAAAAAATATCGCAACCCGTCGCATCGCTGACTCGAAAGAAACTCCCCACACAACCACCGCCACTGGTACTGGCCTCCACTTCGCGAGTGATGAGCGCTTCGCCGGCTGTCGAAGCATCAACGAGCGGAAGACGTAGGGGAAGACGCACCGACGATGATGTCGAGCCTGTACTCGACCTGGTAGtaagcgatgatgatgatgaggactATATTCCACTTTCGAAGCGCAAGCAGCGAGACAAGGATAAACCGCCCGCTTCTCCGGTGGTAACACGAAAACCGGCCACTCCAGAAGCTAAAACAAAGCTACCTGCAGCAGCGATCGGCACCACAGCCGTGCGCCCGACGGAAGCCAGTGCGATTGGAGGATTGCAGGTTGGCGTCGCAGAAAAGGACAAGAAACGCGTCGTCGCAGAACCGAGCGCTGTGGTCGATTTGACTGATGACGATGGCTCCAAACCGGTGGCGGACTCTAGAGAGATTTCGTTCAGCAAGATCCAGGCGAAAACATTCCCCTCGCTCGTGGTTATTGCCAGACCGTCGCTTCGTGTGACCGATAAGGTACCGAATGATCGTAGTCAACTCGACTTGAAGGTGAAACACGTGCTGGTGTTCCAAGCAACAAAGTTCACCGAATGGCTCATTCAGCAGGGGCTCATAAAATCGGATCAATTTTGCAAAATCCACACCGACCAATCCCTTAAGTTGGGTATGTACTCCGACTTGAACAAATTTCCCTACTCGGGGGGGTATTTTTGGATCAGCGACTGTTGCCCACAGCGATTCACATCCGTGTTCAGTGGTTCCTTGTTCGAAGGATCGCCTCATCCTCCATCGGTGATACTCAAATTGATTTACCATTGGGCCTGTCAGACAAACGTTTCAAATGTAGTGAACTGGGTAAAGGTCGACAACGTCTATCTTAAAAACCTTTACACCCTGCTGAGATCCGTCTGCACGTTAGCATTGTGTCGTCATTTGAAGCCTCTGGGTGGGCCTGGAAAATCCGTAGAAATAGGCGTTATTTCTCTTGGGACGACCACGCAA GATGGTCAACAGCGTCAGGTGAAGGTGGAGGTTTTAGGAGTGCTTGATCAGTCAACGAAGCTACTTCGCTTGCGTGCGGTGGAACCACTGACCGATGGTGATAAAAGCTACAAGAAAAGGTTCGCAAAAATTCTAGAACCCCTCAACGAATGGGTGCACAAGGACAGCATCATTCTTACCGATCTGACCGTCGACAAAGGCACACTGAACACCATGGGGTACAAAACGGTGCAACAAGTGCCGCCCGCGGAAGCTAATGGCAAAAACAGCAATGCCAACATCATGGACTATTTACGTCGCATTGTTCCCCGAATGTTCCAAAACACCTTATCATTGTTGTCACGGCAAATCATTCAGCAGTTTCTGAACGAGTTAGTCTGGCGCGAAATGTACGGGACGAGCCCTCTAGCCACTTTCGATAATATAGTGAAGCATCTTTCGGAGCAGGCAAAAATCGAAACCATCGATAATCTGATCACTCGGCTCAACAAG GTTTCTGCAGATCCGTTCAAGCAGTGGGACATTGTGCCAGATATTCCCAGAACCCCCGCTAAACGTGGACGAAAACCGAAGGATTATT CCGCTACCCAATCAACTCCCTCCGCCACTCCGGAGGTTTCCGCTCCAACGGTGTCTCCAGTCAGTGCTTTGCCCACTGATGCGCCGAAAAAGAGTTTCCTCAAGAAGGCGCAAAGGGAGGCACAAAATTCCACCTCCTCTCCGTCGACACCTCCTCCGACAGTGCAGGGAACAACGCAGAAGAAAACGCCCGGCCGGAAGCAGCAAAAGGAGCAAACCGTAACGCTGGAAAACTACTACTACGGCTCGACCGGCGGTCAACAGTTGAAGGAGTCGGCACGTGCGTGCACCGAATTCGAAGTCTGGTGCCCCGAATGTCCAGAGCTAACGTTCCACAGCAACGTGGAGCTGCTGGATCACTTGTTGGGTCACGTGCGAGCTCCGCCGGCGGACAGCAACGGCAGAAGCGTCATCCAATGTCGGTGCTGCCTGGCGTATCTGATGGATAAGGCAGATCTCAAAAAGCACCAAGAAATCTATCATCCGAAAGAAACCAAGAATCCGTTTGTTAAGACATGTGTGTGTCTTATTTGTGAG CAAAGTCTCAGCACCGTCCCGGTGCTAGTTGGCCACCTGCAGAAGAATCACTACCGGCAGGAAATGCCGTATCGTTGCGCCGGATGCGACTTCCGTAGCTCCACCCAGTCCACAACGGTGGACCATTTCTACAAGCAGCACAAAAAGTCCGCTTTATTGCAGTGTCCCTTCTGCCTGAAAATGGCTTGTGCTTTCCGCAGCGAAACGTTAGGCGACAGCGTTTCCGAACCGCTCGTGAACAATGTACGAATGTTTCTGCTGCACATGCGCCAACACACGATCTACGGACGGTCCAAGAAGTGCAACAAATGCGTGCTCACTTTCACCAGCAAAGGTGCAGCCAGATTCCACAGTATATTTTCTCACGGTCCAGCAACGGATGCTGCGGACAAGATAAAGCCGATAGCTAGTGTTGGAACCGAAATTGCAAAGCCTCAG GCAAGGGTAGTTGCCCCGAAAGAATCGTCCATCTATCGTATCGTCAAACCTTTGAGTAAGCTAGTTCTGAATATGGGAAGCGGTAACATTTGTCTCGAGTGTGACAATGATTTCGACGAATTCAACCACATGCT TGGTGTGGCGCGGTGCCTCAAATGTCCTTACCAGACGGCGTGTTTACCGTCGGTTGTTAATCACGCAGTAAACTGCAACCCAAGGGTCTCCAGCCATCCGGTGGCAAAGCTAGGCCAGGAGATGCATTGCAACTGTGGTTTCTCTTCGTTCGATGGGTACGCCTTGGCGCGGCACTTGAGCGTTTGTGGAAAGGGGGAGGGTGTATACCCTTCAGTTGAGGCCGCACAAGCAAATGTAGTGAAGCGCAGCATGCTCGATATGCTCGGATTGATTCGTCGCGACGAAGACGAACAGCTTGCCGATGCAGAAGAAGCCGATGGTAAGAATTCGCAGGTAGTTCcgacagcatcatcgtcaccgTCACAGGAACCACCGGAGCCATCGCTAGAAATCCAGGCGCTGGATGAAGATGAACCGATGTCCCAGGATACTTCTCTCAACGAAGCTCACGATGAAACGATGGAAGATAACGATCAGGAGATGAGCGAGAGAGACGAGGCCGGCGTTGCCGGTGATGCTTACGATCCGTCACAATCGTTGTACAATATTGCGGGGGGCGGTGGAGAGCCACAATTCAACACACAACTATCACTCGATGACCTTGGTCCGCCGTCGGTCCTGCCGGCACAGGACAGCGATCGAACTCCTCAGCTGAAGGATGATTATCAGTCGCTTGCAACACCGCGTGTTCCCGATCAGCCGGATTACTGA
- the LOC131259295 gene encoding large ribosomal subunit protein mL41, translated as MFHIIRRGISTSASLAGKRNFRKFLLYNKRGTRIFKQQRAENPDLYPDMPIDKRGVRDVGVTIDGKFIAIPEKIPELIVPNLDGCKFKPYVSYKAPDVVQSEFTSQDLFNAIYAQKIIDDWKSGKLNEDGSPIEPSKEESLSPDEAWKQARKTGSDIF; from the coding sequence atgtttcacatcATCAGGCGCGGCATTTCAACATCAGCATCACTTGCAGGGAAAAGGAATTTTCGTAAATTTCTGCTCTACAACAAGCGAGGTACGCGCATTTTCAAACAACAGCGTGCCGAAAACCCGGACCTCTATCCTGATATGCCCATCGACAAAAGGGGAGTACGTGATGTTGGTGTAACTATTGATGGAAAGTTCATCGCGATTCCGGAAAAAATCCCGGAGCTGATAGTGCCTAATCTAGATGGATGTAAATTCAAGCCCTATGTATCATACAAGGCTCCGGATGTGGTGCAATCGGAGTTCACGAGCCAGGATTTATTCAATGCCATTTATGCGCAAAAAATCATTGATGATTGGAAGAGTGGGAAGCTAAACGAGGATGGTAGCCCAATCGAACCATCAAAGGAAGAATCTTTGTCGCCGGATGAAGCATGGAAACAAGCAAGAAAAACCGGCTCCGATATATTTTAG